Proteins encoded together in one Triticum dicoccoides isolate Atlit2015 ecotype Zavitan chromosome 7B, WEW_v2.0, whole genome shotgun sequence window:
- the LOC119338492 gene encoding BTB/POZ and MATH domain-containing protein 1-like → MENACINFTAVARSARMLKIDGFSLTESMDHDDCVRSRWTFDGYEWEVRVYPAMTSSAGGGGGAYVVLEVAFLSKPRRGSVRAAIGCRLVDPRGILKPSNEISISKVFSRPQECSTKAAVVGRRALAASAFLRGDSFTMECTIEVLKELPDTVTDPVQEVPVPSSNLSRHLALLLQSEAGADVTFLVSGESFAAHKSILAARSPVFMAQFFGDMKEKCSQSVVIEDMEAAVFKALLHYIYTDTVSEFDEKGEEVTMLAQHLLAAADRYGLDRLKLICEGKLSDGINVDTAATSLALAEQHNCPRLKAKCVQFIIRNREVLDAVLATEGYKYLAASCPSVLADLLKSSLRVG, encoded by the coding sequence ATGGAGAACGCCTGCATAAACTTCACCGCCGTCGCGCGCTCGGCGCGGATGCTCAAGATCGACGGCTTCAGCCTGACCGAGAGCATGGACCACGACGACTGCGTCAGATCCAGGTGGACCTTCGACGGGTACGAGTGGGAGGTCCGCGTCTACCCCGCGATGACCAGctctgccggcggcggcggcggcgcgtacgTGGTGCTGGAGGTCGCCTTCCTCAGCAAGCCCCGCAGGGGCAGCGTGAGGGCCGCCATAGGCTGCCGGCTGGTCGACCCGAGAGGGATACTCAAACCGTCCAATGAAATCAGTATCTCAAAGGTGTTCAGTCGCCCGCAGGAATGCTCGACCAAGGCGGCGGTCGTCGGGCGGCGCGCGCTGGCGGCATCGGCGTTTCTCCGGGGCGATTCCTTCACTATGGAATGCACCATTGAGGTTCTCAAGGAGCTGCCTGACACGGTGACGGACCCTGTCCAAGAGGTGCCGGTGCCATCCTCAAACTTGAGTCGACACCTGGCTCTACTCCTGCAGAGCGAGGCCGGAGCGGATGTCACGTTCCTCGTGTCTGGCGAGTCCTTTGCTGCGCATAAGAGCATACTGGCCGCGAGGTCTCCGGTTTTCATGGCCCAGTTCTTTGGAGACATGAAGGAGAAATGCTCGCAGAGTGTGGTGATCGAGGACATGGAGGCTGCGGTGTTCAAGGCCCTGCTTCACTATATCTACACTGATACTGTGTCTGAATTCGACGAGAAGGGTGAGGAGGTGACAATGTTAGCTCAGCACTTGCTTGCAGCTGCTGACAGATACGGGCTGGACAGGCTCAAGCTGATCTGCGAAGGCAAGCTCTCTGATGGCATCAATGTTGACACTGCAGCGACGTCTCTGGCTCTAGCCGAGCAGCACAACTGTCCACGGCTCAAGGCGAAGTGCGTTCAGTTCATCATTAGAAATCGTGAAGTTCTTGATGCTGTGTTGGCGACGGAGGGGTACAAGTACCTGGCGGCAAGCTGCCCTTCAGTGTTGGCTGACCTTCTCAAGTCGAGCCTGCGCGTGGGATGA